One Nitrospiria bacterium genomic region harbors:
- a CDS encoding IPT/TIG domain-containing protein, producing MNTPGKSILNYRKSAIGWGMGLILFILLFPSVVKTDEARYFYDDLGRLIGVVDGQGDVAVYNYDAVGNLLSIERFASSGTDIGILALSPSKGEVGIDVEIQGYGFSPTPADNQVAFNGTAATVSSSTPNIIIAAVPSGATTGPVTVTNSNGTATSPEPFTVVAAPTISGIDPDRVGQGTTITAVIYGDNLSDSQAVTFSGGGILAEILPGATSDSLPIQLTVGSNAPVGDYTFTITTSGGEAQSDPITVTVAPAMGSFYNARLSVFMPLITDVPGTVSPSGPTQSAAPPVSVRLPVISEVPAAVAPSGQGYVSHGPTSVEMPITGTVPATSAPSGSTMSVAPPESVFMPE from the coding sequence ATGAATACGCCCGGAAAAAGTATTTTAAATTATCGTAAATCAGCCATCGGATGGGGAATGGGCCTGATTCTCTTTATTTTATTGTTTCCATCCGTAGTGAAGACCGATGAAGCGCGGTATTTTTACGATGATTTGGGGCGATTGATCGGTGTGGTGGACGGGCAGGGGGATGTTGCGGTTTACAACTACGATGCAGTGGGAAACCTCCTTTCGATCGAGCGTTTTGCCTCAAGCGGGACCGATATCGGGATCCTGGCCCTTTCCCCTTCAAAGGGAGAGGTCGGCATCGATGTGGAGATCCAGGGCTACGGGTTCAGTCCAACCCCCGCCGACAATCAGGTGGCTTTTAACGGAACCGCGGCGACGGTTTCATCATCCACCCCCAATATCATTATTGCCGCCGTTCCGTCCGGTGCGACAACGGGCCCCGTGACGGTCACCAATTCCAACGGCACTGCCACAAGCCCGGAACCTTTTACCGTTGTTGCTGCTCCCACCATTTCCGGAATTGATCCCGATCGGGTGGGACAGGGAACGACCATCACAGCTGTGATATATGGGGATAACCTGTCCGATTCCCAGGCGGTTACTTTTTCCGGGGGAGGGATTTTAGCGGAGATCCTCCCCGGTGCAACATCCGACAGCCTTCCGATCCAACTCACGGTGGGCTCCAACGCTCCGGTGGGAGACTATACGTTTACGATCACCACTTCGGGAGGCGAGGCCCAGAGCGATCCAATCACGGTTACCGTTGCCCCTGCCATGGGCTCTTTTTATAACGCAAGGCTGAGTGTCTTTATGCCGCTGATCACCGATGTCCCCGGAACCGTTTCACCTTCCGGGCCCACACAATCGGCCGCACCTCCGGTCAGCGTTCGATTACCGGTGATCTCAGAGGTCCCGGCGGCTGTTGCGCCCTCAGGGCAGGGTTATGTTTCCCACGGTCCCACGAGTGTGGAGATGCCGATCACTGGTACGGTTCCAGCCACCAGCGCGCCATCGGGGAGCACCATGAGCGTTGCACCGCCTGAAAGTGTCTTTATGCCTGAATAA
- a CDS encoding peptidylprolyl isomerase, whose amino-acid sequence MPLLIPPLMKRLKKLTFYLMLGTLLLLSFQGQGCEGSSSTQNGNQEKTPPPSLSLDSQSPLSPETVAIVNTAKISSKEFDLLASQYESMNPEGFGKMSEIEKKEFFSKILNDLVTKKLLLQKAQEAGIEIPDELVDHEYLALQSSFPSEEAFLEVLKKGKTNPLLWKKGARETFIIQKLEESISKDIEVPENEIQNYWESYQVSFRKDQVHARHILTRTEAEAKQVLASLKRGTPFESTVKQFSVDPMSRNIGGDLGWILRGSSFEDFEKVVFSLEPQSISPPVKGRYGYHIVQVLGKKSAQEISLKDVREKISQIIRQQKWYAQRESWINGLKEKASIQIDPDYLTHHTSLQNVLKTRNSQKGPKDHIES is encoded by the coding sequence TAATGAAACGCCTCAAAAAACTCACTTTTTATCTTATGTTAGGAACCCTCCTGCTTTTATCCTTTCAGGGCCAGGGATGTGAGGGTTCTTCCTCTACACAAAACGGAAACCAGGAAAAAACACCCCCCCCTTCTTTATCCTTAGACTCCCAAAGCCCTCTTTCCCCAGAAACCGTTGCGATTGTAAACACTGCAAAAATCAGCAGTAAAGAATTTGATCTTCTTGCCAGTCAATACGAATCCATGAATCCTGAGGGCTTTGGGAAAATGTCAGAAATTGAAAAAAAGGAGTTTTTCTCAAAAATACTCAACGACTTGGTAACCAAAAAACTTCTTCTCCAAAAAGCTCAGGAGGCAGGAATTGAAATCCCAGACGAATTGGTCGATCATGAGTATCTTGCATTACAATCTTCATTTCCATCCGAGGAGGCTTTTCTGGAAGTTCTTAAAAAAGGAAAAACAAACCCACTCTTATGGAAAAAAGGGGCACGGGAAACCTTTATCATTCAGAAATTGGAAGAATCCATTTCAAAGGATATTGAAGTCCCGGAAAATGAAATTCAGAACTATTGGGAGTCCTATCAGGTTTCTTTTAGAAAAGACCAGGTACACGCCCGGCATATTCTCACCCGAACGGAAGCTGAGGCAAAACAGGTTTTGGCCTCCCTGAAGAGGGGAACACCTTTTGAATCAACAGTCAAACAATTCTCTGTGGATCCCATGAGTCGGAATATTGGAGGGGATCTGGGGTGGATACTTCGGGGAAGTTCTTTTGAAGATTTTGAAAAAGTTGTTTTTTCCCTGGAACCGCAATCCATCAGCCCTCCGGTCAAGGGAAGGTATGGGTATCACATTGTCCAAGTTTTAGGCAAAAAATCAGCCCAAGAAATTTCCTTAAAGGATGTTCGGGAGAAAATTTCCCAAATCATCCGTCAGCAAAAATGGTATGCTCAACGGGAAAGCTGGATTAACGGGTTAAAAGAGAAAGCTTCCATTCAGATTGACCCTGATTATCTAACTCATCATACGTCCCTTCAAAATGTCCTCAAAACCCGCAATTCCCAAAAAGGGCCAAAAGACCATATTGAGTCATAA
- a CDS encoding acyl-CoA thioesterase — MPKTPGKPIRDSATEMVQVVLPNDTNIFGNILGGRVMHWIDLVGAMVALRHSRKPVVTASMERLDFHSPIRLGDLVILKACLTYVGRTSMEVQVEVFSEEPLTGSRRHTSSAHLTYVAVDASGTPIQIPPLVLNTDDEKERYQEAERRRERRNALKAGREKRKQ, encoded by the coding sequence ATGCCAAAAACCCCAGGAAAACCCATTCGTGATTCTGCAACCGAAATGGTCCAAGTGGTCCTCCCGAATGATACCAATATATTTGGAAATATCTTAGGAGGACGCGTCATGCATTGGATTGACTTGGTTGGGGCCATGGTGGCTCTTCGGCACAGCCGTAAACCCGTGGTTACCGCTTCCATGGAGCGGTTGGATTTTCATTCCCCCATTCGATTGGGGGACCTGGTGATCTTAAAAGCCTGCTTAACGTATGTGGGAAGAACTTCCATGGAGGTTCAGGTGGAGGTATTTTCCGAAGAGCCATTGACGGGCTCCCGGCGCCATACCAGCAGCGCCCACCTCACCTATGTGGCCGTGGACGCTTCGGGAACCCCCATCCAGATTCCCCCGCTCGTTCTAAATACCGATGATGAAAAGGAGCGGTACCAAGAGGCGGAACGGCGAAGAGAACGAAGAAATGCTTTAAAAGCGGGGCGGGAAAAGCGAAAACAATAA